The following are encoded together in the Tripterygium wilfordii isolate XIE 37 chromosome 3, ASM1340144v1, whole genome shotgun sequence genome:
- the LOC119988432 gene encoding probable glucan 1,3-beta-glucosidase A gives MASYSYLTLLFISYIFFSPSLAQTKLPLKAVNLGNWLVTEGWMKPSRFNDIPQNNLLDGTQVQFKSTKLQKYICAENGGGTIVVANRSSASDWETFRLWRINETHFNFRVSSKQFVGLKDYTNRIVAGSDTAGFPQTFQIVFSTERNENNKNSKVKIKASNGQFIQVQSDTLLTADYSGSGWEDSNPSVFIMTIVRTLQGEYQITNGYGPDKAPQVMRDHWNTYITEQDFQFMSSNGLNAVRIPVGWWIAKDPNPPKPFVGGSLQALDNAFKWAGKYGMKIIVDLHAVQGSQNGNDHSSTRDGFQEWGDPNIKETVDVIDFLAKRYANDPSLIAIELMNEPLAPGVTLENLKKFYGAGYDAVRKYTSSAYVILSNRLGPADPRELISFASGLSNVVIDVHYYNLFSDEFSAKNVQQNIDYIYNTRSSDLAKVTTSNGPLSFVGEWTGEFANNGASKQDYQRFAKAQLDVYGRATFGWAYWASKCEQNHWSLKWMIENNYIKL, from the exons ATGGCTTCCTACTCCTACTTAACCCTTCTCTTCATTTCTTACATCTTCTTTTCTCCTTCACTTGCACAGACCAAACTACCGCTAAAAGCTGTGAATTTAGGGAACTGGCTTGTGACTGAGGGTTGGATGAAACCTTCTCGCTTTAATGATATACCACAAAATAATCTTTTG GATGGAACCCAAGTGCAGTTCAAGTCCACAAAGCTTCAGAAGTACATTTGCGCAGAAAATGGGGGAGGTACCATTGTTGTTGCCAATCGCTCCTCTGCCTCTGACTGGGAAACTTTCAGG TTGTGGAGGATCAACGAAACACATTTCAATTTCAGAGTGTCTTCCAAGCAATTTGTTGGATTGAAAGATTATACAAACAGAATTGTAGCAGGTTCAGATACTGCTGGCTTCCCTCAAACTTTTCAGATTGTTTTTTCAACAGAGAGgaatgaaaacaacaaaaattctaAAGTTAAAATCAAAGCATCTAATGGGCAATTCATCCAG GTACAATCAGATACATTGCTTACTGCCGACTATAGTGGCTCTGGATGGGAAGATAGTAATCCCTCTGTCTTTATCATGACAATTGTCAGAACCTTGCAAGGAGAGTACCAAATCACAAATGGTTACGGCCCGGACAAAGCCCCTCAAGTCATGCGG GACCATTGGAACACATACATCACAGAGCAGGATTTCCAGTTCATGTCATCAAATGGTCTGAATGCAGTGAGGATTCCAGTTGGGTGGTGGATAGCCAAAGATCCAAACCCACCAAAGCCTTTTGTTGGCGGCTCCCTGCAAGCCTTGGACAATGCCTTCAAATGGGCAGG GAAATATGGAATGAAGATAATTGTGGATCTGCATGCAGTACAAGGTTCACAAAATGGAAATGATCACAGTAGTACCAGAGATGGATTCCAAGAATGGGGAGATCCCAACATAAAAGAGACCGTGGATGTTATCGACTTTCTTGCCAAAAG ATATGCAAATGATCCAAGTCTTATAGCAATCGAGTTGATGAACGAGCCTCTTGCACCCGGTGTGACCCTGGAAAACCTGAAGAAATTTTACGGAGCAGGTTATGATGCTGTTAGGAAGTACACATCAAGTGCTTATGTGATACTATCAAACCGTTTAGGACCAGCAGATCCAAGGGAGCTCATCTCATTTGCCTCCGGTCTCAGCAATGTCGTTATCGATGTGCATTACTATAATCTCTTCTCAGATGAGTTTAGTGCCAAGAATGTACAACAGAACATCGATTACATCTACAATACGCGATCTTCGGATCTTGCAAAGGTGACCACAAGTAATGGCCCTCTCAGTTTTGTTG GAGAATGGACTGGAGAATTTGCAAATAATGGGGCTTCCAAGCAAGATTACCAGAGATTTGCCAAAGCTCAACTGGATGTCTATGGCCGCGCCACTTTTGGGTGGGCATATTGGGCTTCTAAATGTGAACAAAACCATTGGAGCCTCAAGTGGATGATTGAGAATAACTATATAAAGCTCTAG